One region of Eupeodes corollae chromosome 1, idEupCoro1.1, whole genome shotgun sequence genomic DNA includes:
- the LOC129942052 gene encoding lysozyme 1B-like — protein sequence MFKLKFVLALFSIIAIVCIEKTQGKIFKKCELARAMYRLGVPKSELRDWVCLAKGESSYNTKAINHSNSDGSSDWGIFQVNDRYWCKPSDRRQQSENICKVSCNDLMQDNITKAVKCARVIKKEQGFEAWVAWTGKCRTYKPSIKECF from the coding sequence ATGTTTAAGTTGAAATTCGTACTCgctttgttttcaataatagcCATTGTTTGTATCGAAAAAACACAaggaaaaatttttaaaaaatgtgaacttGCTCGGGCAATGTATCGTCTAGGCGTGCCCAAGTCTGAGCTTCGGGATTGGGTTTGTCTGGCAAAAGGAGAAAGCAGTTACAATACTAAAGCTATCAATCACAGCAATTCAGATGGCAGTAGTGATTGGGGAATTTTCCAAGTAAACGATCGTTACTGGTGTAAGCCTTCGGACAGACGACAGCAATCGGAGAATATTTGCAAAGTTTCTTGCAATGATTTGATGCAAGACAATATTACCAAGGCAGTTAAATGTGCTCGTGTAATTAAAAAGGAACAAGGCTTCGAGGCATGGGTTGCATGGACAGGAAAATGTCGAACTTATAAACCATCGATCAAAGAgtgtttttaa